The genomic interval ATATAAATCTACATACAGTTCGAGCAGACTGCCCCTTATCTCTAAGTTCGCCCATATAGTTTACAATACTTTCTCGTGTAAAAGACTGCAAAAAGTTATTAGTAGGCTGTTGACTAAAGTCTGTTTTTTTAGCAATATATTCGAAGAATCCCTTTAAGTCAAGGCAATAAGATTCCACTGTGTTTCTTGACAGCCCTTTTTCAACAGTAAGGTATGAGGCAAATCTATTAAGCAACGAAACCACATCAGCATCAAGGTGCTGAATATCTGTGTGATCTTTCTTATTCTTTAAATTCATACCTTATATCTCAAGTTCTGTGCGTACAAAATCGCTCTTTTTATTTGTTACATACTCATCAATTCCTGTAGATATTTTCAATTTCTGATACAAAATATCAGCAAGCTTCAGCAGATTTATGGTATCCTCTCTGTTATACATCAACAATAATTCCCTTGCCTCGATACTACCTCTCCTTGCTTGCTCCCAGAGTTTAACCGCAGCATAGCCATCCATTCCCTTAACAGAATCATCCCTTTCTATACCAAATATTGTTTCGAGCTTCTTTAGACCACCATTAATCTCAAGCCTTCGTGCTGCAAAACAGAGGTCAAAATGGGGAATATCAAATCTCACACCTGGAAAAGACCTCATAAGAAAAGGAATGTCAAACACTGCACCATAAAAAGTTATCAGGCACTTATAGCCAGACAGTGCCTTGTTTATATTTTCTGCTGTAAGATTTTCCCCTCTGACAAGGCACCTCCAGTCATATCCATCATAAAGCCCTACGACTGTAACATAGCCACCCTGATTTGGCTGAAAGCCGTTAGTCTCAATATCAAGACAGACAGCACCATCTTTAAACACATCAAAAAGCCTCCAGTGCTCTCTCCGTTTCATTATCTTTGCAAAATACTCTGCATTGCCAATGCCAAGTTCCATTGAAGACTGCATCAATTGATTATCATAGATTCTTTTTCTTTCAGGACTTATACCATCTATCTCATCACAATTACAAAAGTCATCCCATGTAATGATTCCATTCCTCCAGATATGTCTTTCGAGTTTTTCTCCTATGCCGTTAAGTAATGAAAATGTATGCCTTATCACAAAATATTCCTTTCTGAAAATTATTTTGTTCTTATTATACTCTAAAACAACCCTGAAAAGGACAGAGGCTTTTAGAGTGTCAAAGCTAAATGCCCGTGAACGTCGTACTAAGTGACTGCAAGGCAGTCATCCTGAAGGCAAATACCCGAAGGATCTCAAAGGCATGAGACCCTTCGCAGTCCATCATGCTTTTAACAATTCTACACACATTTGGGGGGAAGTCAAATAAAAATTTGGTCATAAATTGTAAATTTAATTGATAATCTGTAAAAATAAAAACAACAAAAATGAGAAATATAAAACTTTCCATACAATATGACGGCACTAATTACAACGGATGGCAGATACAGCCCTCTGAGATTTCAGATTTGAGATTTGAGATTGCAAATTACAAAAAAAAGAAAGACATTATTACAATACAGGGAATAATCCAGTCCACAATCAAAAAAATCACGGGTGAAGATGCAAAGGTCATTGCCGCCGGGAGGACAGATACAGGAGTGCATGCTATAGAGCAAATTGCATCTTTTAAGACATCATCTCACCTATCAGCAGATGTCATAAAAAGGGCATTAAATGCTGTCTTACCTTATGACATAAGGATATTAGATGCATGCGATGCAGCAGATGATTTTCATCCAAGATATAATGCAAAAAGCAAGACTTATGTTTATATCATCTCTAACTCTGCAATAATATCTCCTTTTCTTTACAGGTATGCATGGAAAATCCCACACAATCTTGACATCGAAAAGATGAAGACTGCATCAGAATTTTTAAAAGGCAGACATGACTTCTCTGCATTCAGGGCAAGTGGCTGTGGAGCAAAAAATCCTGTGCGGACTATTCTAAATATCTCGATTGAAAGATTAAATGCTATTCATCTTTTCGATATGCATTTATCAGGCAATTTTTTAAAGATACGATTACAAGCAGATGCATTTTTAAGGCACATGGTTAGAAATATAGTTGGAACACTTGTTGAGATCGGGAAGGGGAAAATAGAACCTGAAGATATAAAAAAAATCATTAATTCTAAAAAAAGAAATCTTGCCGGACCAACATCACCTGCAAAAGGTCTGTTTTTAGAGAAGGTATTTTTTTAAACTTCCTCTTCACGCTCTATCTTTTCAAGCAACTCTTTTTTTTCCTGGCAATCCCTACAGTAGATTGCAAAAGGCATTATTTTAAGGCGCTCCTCGCTTATCTCATCACCACATTCTTCACATATGCCGTATGTGTTTTCATCAAGCTTTCTTAGTGCAGCATCTATTTTAATTAATGTCTCTCTGTGGGTGCTTAACTGCTTAAGGTTTATATCTTCAGAAAGGTCAACTACAGACATATCTCCATCATCCATAACAGTCTCTACAAGTTGCTTCCTTTCACCTGACTTAAACTTCTTGATCTCTGATTTAGCTTCCCTGACAATGTCTTCTCTTTTCTGTATAAGCAGCTTTCTAAGCCTTTCTTTCCTTGCTTTCTCATCTTCAATAATAGACTTTTTCTTTATAGCAGCCTCTGTCTTTTTTTGTGTTGTCTTCTTCTTTTCTGGCATCCTTTTCTTCTCCATTTTTGTCTTTATTCCTGTCTTTGCCTTAGATTTTTCTTTTGTTGTCTTTTTTGCAGCAGTGGTTTTTGTCTTTGACAGCACCTTTGTTTTAGTCTTTGGCTTTGGCGCCTTTTTTGTTTTCTTTGGCATTATCCCTCCTCAAAAAACAGGTTAGGGCTAAGGCTAACCTTTTTCAGTAGCAGTCTCTTCCTTAAAAACTTCTATGATGCTTCTGACCTTAATGCCTGCCTGCTCAAGTGCCTTTTGAACATCCATAAGTTTTGCATCAGTAACCTTCACAATGTAATTGCTGTTTGTAGCCATATATTTACCTCCATTATTTCAATGAGCCATAACTTAATTTATACTTCCATTATCTCTTTTTCCTTATGCTGAAGAATCTCGTCAACTTTATGTATATATGAATCAGTAATCTTTTGAATTTCATCCTGCAGTCTTTTAACATCATCCTCGCTGAGATGCTGCTCTTTTTCAGACTTCTTTATCTCATCATTTATATCCCTTCTTATGTTCCTAACAGCAACCCGTGCCTCTTCAGCCCTCTTTTTCGCAACCTTTACAAGCTCCTTTCTCCTTTCCTCTGTAAGAGGGGGTATATTAAGCCTGATTATCTTACCGTCATTTGTTGGAGTAAGACCAAGTCCTGATTTGAGTATAGCCTTCTCTATTTCAGAGATAAGCTTTGGTTCCCATGGCTGAATGGTTATCTGTCGTGGATCTGGAATACCAAGCGTTGCAACTTGATTAAGAGGTGTGGGTGTTCCATAATAGTCCACTGTTATACCATCCAGCAAAGAAAGAGATGCCCTACCTGTCCTTATAGCAGCAAAGTCCTTCTTTAATGCATCTATGGACCCGTTCATCCTATCTGCAGCCTTTTTCTTAAATTCCTGCATGTTAGATCACCCCTTAACGATTGTGCCTACCTTCTTACCTACTACAATATTTTTAATATTATCCGCTTTTTTTATATTAAAAACAACTATGGGCAGATTATTATCCATACAGAGCGTTATAGCTGTAGAATCCATAACCTTGAGATTTTTTTTCAGGACATCAATATATGATATTTCATCAAACTTCTTTGCAGTGGGGTCTTTTACAGGGTCAGCAGTATATACACCATCAACCTTTGTGCCCTTGCATATTACATTAGCCCCTATTTCCATAGCACGAAGTGCTGCTGCAGTATCTGTTGTAAAATAAGGATTGCCTGTTCCAGCAGCAAATATCACGACTCTCCCTTTTTCGAGGTGCCTTATTGCCCTTCTCCTGATATATGTTTCAGCGAGTTCTCTCATTTCTATAGCAGACTGCACCCTTGTCTGCAGCCCTATCCTTTCGAGTGCATTTTGAAGTGCAAGGGCATTTATAACTGTTGCAAGCATTCCCATATAATCTGCTGATGCCCTTTCCATACCCTTTACTGATGCCTCAACACCCCTGAAAATATTACCACCACCGATTACAATTGCAACCTCAACCCCTATATCAACAATCTTTTTAATCTCATTTGCCATGTACTCCACGGTAGTAGGGTCTATGCCATACCCCTTGTCTCCCATAAGAGCTTCTCCGCTTAGTTTAAGCAAAACCCTTTTGTATTTGAGTTTATGCCTTTGTCCTGGCTCCTGTTTCATATCAGCCTTCACAAGATGTAGCCTTTTCTAATCCTTCACCAAGTTGAAATCTTGCAAACCTTCTCAAAACAATATTCTCACCAAGCTTTGCAATCTTTTCTGTTATCAAGTCCTTTATCTTTTGTTTCCCTTCAGGGTCTTTTATAAAGACCTGCTCAAGAAGGCATGTATCACTGTAGAATTTCTCGAGCTTGCCCTCGATAATCTTCTCTACGACTTGCGGCGGTTTGTTTGTAATTTGTGCCCTATAAATTTCCTTTTCTCTTTCTATCACATCTTGCGGAACATCTTCCCTTGATACATACATTGGATTTGCAGCAGCTATATGCATTGCTATGTCTCTGACAAGCCCTTTAAAATCATCTGTCTTTGCAACAAAGTCTGTCTCACAGTTTACCTCAACAAGAACGCCGAGTTTATCCATATGTATGTAAGAACCTATAATGCCCTCTGATGCTGCCCTGCTCGCCTTTTTTGCTGCAGTTGCAAGTCCTTTTTGTCTAAGAATATCGATTGCCTTTTCCATATCGCCGCCGCTTTCTATAAGAGCCTTTTTACAATCCATCATGCCTGCATTGGTTTTTTCACGCAATTCCTTGACCTTATCTGCTGTTACTGTCATTCTGCCATTTCCTCCTGCATGATTTTTTCTTCTATAGCCTCTCTTTCGACTTCCTCTTCTGCAGTCTTGGCGAGCACCCCTTTACCCTCTAAAACTGCATCAGCCATCTTAGATGCAATGAGCTTAATAGCCCTTATTGCGTCATCATTACCGGGAATGACATAATCTGCATCATCTGGGTCACAATTTGTATCAACAACAGCCACTACAGGAATGGAAAGCCTTCTTGCCTCTGCAACTGCAATCTTCTCCTTCTTAGGGTCAATAACAAAGAGCGCACCCGGTAGGCTCTTCATATCTTTTATTCCTGCCAGATTCTTTTCAAGCTTAATCCTCTCTTTTTCAAGTTGTGCAACTTCTTTTTTTGTAAGGACATTGTATGTGCCGTCTTCCTTCATCGCCTCTATCTTTTTGAGCCTTTCTATGCTCTGCCTTACTGTAAAAAAGTTTGTGAGCATACCGCCAAGCCATCTGTTATTTACATAAAACGCACCTGCCCTCTGTGCCTCTTCTGCTATGGAATCCTGCGCCTGTTTTTTTGTACCAACGAATAATACAGGTGCACCTGTAGACGCTACAGTCCTGATAAAACTATAAGCATCTTCAACCCCTTTTAAAGTCTTTTGCAGATCAACAATGTGGATTCCATTCCTTTCTCCGAAAATATATTTCTTCATTTTCGGATTCCATCTCTTTACCTGATGCCCGAAATGAACACCTGACTCAAGCAACTCCTTCATACTTATAACAGCCATATTTCCTCCTAAATGGTTTTTCCTCCGCCTAGTTCTCTTAAACCCATAACAACAGCAATGTTGCAATTATGAGACCATTTGAGAACACTTTGCACCCGGAAAGTCTATGACCTTCTGGGGACCCCGTTTCAGGCGTGTGTTTTAGCTGATAAAGATAGCACAAATGCCCCTTATTTTTCAAATCCCTTCTGGCAAGAACAAGCCTGTACTTAAATATCTGTCTCCTCTATCAGGGAATATAACAACAAGCTTCCTATTTTTCCCCAGCCTTTCTGCTACCTTCATAGCAGCCCACATGGCAGCACCTGATGATATACCTGCAAGTATGCCCTCCTTTAAAGCCAGTTGCTTCGTTGTATTTGCAGCATCTTCATCTGTTACCTGTATTACTTCATTATATATTTTTACATTCAAAACCCCTGGATAAAAACCTGCTCCTATACCTGCGATCTTGTGCTTCCCAGGATTACCGCCTGAAAGCACAGGTGAACCAGCGGGTTCAACAGCAGTTATCCATATATCAGGATTCTTTTCCCTTAATGCCTCACCTGTGCCTGTTATTGTACCACCTGTGCCAACTCCTGCTACAAAGGCATCAGGCACACAACCAATGGCATTTATTATCTCAACAGCAGTTGTTTGTCTGTGTATTTCAGGGTTTGCCTTGTTTTCAAACTGCTGAGGCATAAAAAAATCAGGATTATTCCTGTATATCTCCTCTGCCTTTTCTACTGCACCCATCATACCTTTTTCGCCAGGTGTCAGCACGAGTTCAGCACCAAATGCCTGCAGCAACTGCCTCCTTTCCATTGACATTGTCTCTGGCATTGTGAGAATAAGTTTATATCCCTTAACAGCAGATACCATTGCAAGCCCAATCCCTGTGTTTCCGCTTGTCGGCTCAATAATGGTGCTGCCTTTTCTTAACCTCCCTTCTTTTTCCGCTGTCTCTATCATTGACAGTGCTATCCTGTCCTTTACAGAGCCGCCCGGATTAAAGCCTTCAAGTTTTGCCCATATCTCAGCACTGTTGTCAGATGCCATCTTTCTTATCCTGACAAGCGGTGTATTGCCTATAAGACCCAAAATACTTTCATGCAGTTTCATAAAACCTCCACTTCAGATAGGCTTAAGGCTTTAGGCTGAAGGACATAAAATAGTCTTAAAAAAACATCAGACCTAATGCCTTAAGCCTATTCTTCAGCCTTAAGCCTATAGCCTTCAGCCTTCAGCCTATTTTCTGTCATCTAATAACCTCCCATTGATAAAGGCTTTGAGAGCATACCTGAATAATACCCAAAAAAATCTGCGATTTTTTGGAGACCCCTTTTTTCCTAATGTCTGGTAAATAATAAATATTTAATGCTAAAATTGCAAATTATGATAAGCCTGGGTTTCTCACCATGTCCTAATGACACCTTCATCTTTTACGCTCTCGTTAATAAAAAAATAGACCTAAGAGGTCTTGACTTCAGCCCTGTTATCAAAGATGTGGAGACATTAAACCAGCTTGCAATAAAAAGAGCAGTAGATGTAACAAAAATATCATGCCATGCCTTTTATTATTTACAGAAAGATTACCAATTCCTGAGATCAGGAGGGGCATTTGGCCGCGGATGTGGACCGCTATTAGTCCAGAAGACAAAAGACAGAAGTCAGAAGTTAGAAATAAAGAAGATAGCTATTCCCGGTGAACTTACAACAGCATTTCTCTTATTAAAACTCTATTTATCATCAAACTCATCACTTATCACTCCTCACTCGTCATTCGCACCCCAGAAAGTCGCAGACTTTCTGGAGACCTTGTCATTCATTGCCATGCCCTTCAATAAGATTATGGATGCTGTGAAAGATGAAAAAGTAGATGCTGGTCTTATAATACATGAAAGCAGATTCACATATCATGAATATGGACTTGCAAAGATTGCAGACCTTGGAGATTGGTGGGAAAAAGAGACAGGATTGCCCATTCCACTCGGGGGCATAATTGCGAAAAAATCTCTTGGTACAACAACCATAAAAACAATTGAATCTCTGATAAGGGCAAGTGTAGAATACTCTATGGTTCATAAGGAAGATACAATTTCTTTTATCAAAAATTATTCACAAGAACTGTCAGATGATGTAATATTTAAACACATATCCCTTTATGTAAATAATTATACTATTGATATTGGCAGTGACGGCGAAGCAGCACTTAATGAATTGATAAAAAGGGCAAAAAAATAGTAAGGAGAATGACTATGACAGCATCAATAGCCGAATTTACAAAAGAACCAAAGATTGCATATTTCTCGATGGAAATAGGGGTCAGGAGTGATATGCCAACATACAGCGGAGGACTCGGCGTGCTTGCGGGAGACACAATCAAATCAGCAGCAGACTTAAATCTTCCGCTCGTTGCAGTAACAATCCTCACCAAAAAAGGGTACTTTAAGCAAGAACTCGATATATACGGCAGACAGACAGAACTACCCGATGAATGGGACCCGAATAATTTCATGACCCAACTTAAAGAAAAAGTGAGCGTTTTTATCGAAGACAGAGAGGTTTACATCAGTGCATGGCTTTATGTTGTTGAAAGTATGAGGGGAACAAAGGTTCCAATTATATTTCTTGATACAGACCTACCTGAAAATGCACCTGAAGATAGAGGTATTACACATTACCTCTATGGTGGAGATCAGGCTTATAGACTAAAACAAGAAATAGTCCTTGGTATCGGCGGCACAAGAATGCTTGATGAGCTTGGATTTGAAATCAAAAAATATCATATGAATGAAGGGCACTCAGCACTCTTGACCCTTGAGTTATTAAAAAAATACAAAAGAGACATAGAAGAGGTCTGGGATGAAAGGCTGGTGTGGGATGAAGAAAAGGTAAGAAGCCTGTGTGTATTTACAACGCATACGCCTGTTGCAGCCGGACATGACAAATTTCCATATGACCTTGTGCAAAAGATAATGTGCAATATCATTCCAATCAATGTGATACAGGAATTGGCTGGACGCGAACACCTCAACATGACAATGCTTGCACTAAACCTCAGCAACTATATAAATGGAGTTGCTAAAAAACATGGTGAGGTATCAAAGGGGATGTTTCCGGGGTATGAAATACATGCCATAACAAATGGTGTCCATTCATTCACCTGGACATGCGACAGTATGAAAAGACTATATGACAAATATCTTCCGGGATGGGCAAATGAGCCAGAAATATTCGTTCGCGTTGGACGCATACCTGACGATGAACTATGGGAGGCCCATATGGAGGCAAAGAGGCACCTCATAGATTATGTCAATCGTGAAACACAGACAGGCATGAATTACGATACCCTTACCATTGGTTTTGCCCGGCGGGCAACTGCATACAAAAGGGCTGACCTTCTTTTTACAGATATTGACAGATTGGCTTATATTGGTGAGGGCAGACTGCAGATAATATACGCTGGAAAGGCACATCCGAGGGATGAGTCAGGGAAACAGCTTATACAACGTATATTTGAAATAAAAGAAAAGCTTAAAGACAAGATAAAAATTGCATTCCTTAAGAATTATAATATGGAACTTGCATTAAAACTCGTCTCAGGCGTTGATGTATGGCTCAACACTCCACTGAGACCGCTTGAGGCATCAGGCACAAGTGGCATGAAGGCAACTCACAATGGTGTTCCTAATTTTAGTGTGCTTGACGGCTGGTGGATAGAGGGATGGATAGAAGGATTCACAGGATGGGCAATAGGACCTTTGCCTGATGTGCCTGCAGACCCTGCAAGAGATGCAGATGACCTCTATTATAAACTGGAGACTGTTATTATACCGACATTTTACAATGACAAACATACATGGATCAGGATAATGCAAAACGCAATAGGAAAAAACGCATATTATTTCAACTCTCACAGGATGATGAGGAGATATGTAACAGAGGCTTATATAAGATAATCTGCTCACTATCCTTTTAAAAACAACTTGGGGTGAGCTATGAACGATTTAAACTATCAATCATAAACTGTTGCTATCATTAACCTAATTTTAATATGTTAAAACGAGTATTACAATTTGTCAGTTATCTCATCATTTCGCTGAGCTTTGGACTGCTGGTTATCACTTCCTTAGTATTATTAATCTCTTGTCCTTTTCCCTCAATGTTCTCTATAAACTGGTTAATATGTCTATACCTATCTGGTTCAGATCTTTAATTTTCTCTTGACAAATGCCATTTTTCTTGTTAATGTTTATAGCAAATCATTGATATTCAATAATCCACAAAAGAAAGGGGGGAAGTAATTTATGACAAAGGCAGAGCTTATCGATAAGATTGCATCAGTAGCAAGCCTTACAAAGACCGATGCTGCAAAGGCACTCGATGCAACTCTTGATGCAGTAAAGGCAGCTCTTAAAAAAGGCCAGAAAGTCACACTTGTCGGTTTCGGGACATTTTCAGTGTCAAAGAGAAAGGCAAGAAAAGGCCGCAATCCAAGGACAGGAGCAGAAATCAAGATTCCTGCAACAAAGGTCCCAAAGTTTACAGCCGGAAAGACACTAAAAGATGCAGTAAAATAATCTGATAATCTTTAAAATGAGGGGTGGCTGCTTTTAGTCACCCTTTATTTTTGCCAGAGGAGGAGGGAATATGCTTGCAGAATTTAGCATCATACCAATAGGCGTTGGCAGCAGCATTGGAGACCAGTTGGCTATTGCATTAAAAATTGTTGACGAAAGTGGTATGCCATATAAGGTCAATCCAATGGGTACAGTTGTTGAAGGTGAATGGGATAATATAATGAATCTTATAAAGCAGTGTCGCGATGAGGTCATGAAAAAAGGAGATAGGGTAATCATATCCATAACTATTGACGACAGAAAGGGAAAACAAAACAGAATAGAAGAAAAAGTTGCCTCTGTTGAGAAAAGAATAGGAAAGATATTAAAAAAATAACCTTGATGAGTGGCATTTTGACAATAAATAAGATACTTGCTGCAATAGACCTTGGACCAGATACAGAAAAGATACTTGCATATGCAGAATGGCTTTATAAGGTAGTAATCAGTGTCACTGGAGATACGCAGATTTTCTATGGCATAGATAAAGACAAAAAGGGTGATGCTCAAATAGAAATGCTTTATGTAATTGACTATGCTGTTACTCCTCCTGCATATCTGACCCCATATATAGAAAAAGAAAAGAGATTAGATGAAGGAGAACTCAAAAAATGGGCAGATAAACTCAATAACATGGGCATAAAAATAAGACACACTATTGCAGTTGGAAGGCTGATCGATGCATTTAATACAATAATAAAGGAGATAAGGGCAGATATACTCGTGCTCGGATATAGATCCCATGTTATCAGACCAAGCAGTTCAGAGCGCATTATAAAGTCGCTTAATATACCAATGTTAGTTATCAGGGGTAAAAAATCAGAAGGTGCTTATATAGGCGGTATCAGTATAAAACGGATTCTATGCGCAGTAGATTTTTCAGAACCCTCGAAAAAGGCATTAGAATTCGCAAGGTCATTATCTGAGGAGACTTCATCAGAACTCGTTGTGACCCATATAATTTCGAGTCTTAAAATAGAAAAAGGTTTTAAAAAATGGAAAGACCTGACAGAAAAAGACAAAAGCAATTACAGCAGCGGACTCATAGAAAATGCCGAGGAACAGATGTGCTCTCTCCTTAAGGTGTGCAATAAGACAGAGGGGATTGTAAAAATAGGAATCCCCCATGAAACTATAAATAATTTGGCAACACAAACAGATGCAGATATAATTGTCATAGGAGCAAGGGGACTTTCTTATACAAAGGGATTACTGCTTGGGAGTGTATCAGAGTCAGTAATAAAATCGTCTCCTTGCCCTGTTATAATTGTTCGATAAAGACATGGAAATTCTCTTTCTCATATTCAGCCTGATGATGATACTTCTCAGTGCTGAATTTTTTACAAATGGCATTGAATCTCTCGGAAGAAGACTCTCATTATCACAAGCAGTTGTTGGAAGCATCCTTGCTGCTGTTGGAACTGCTATGCCTGAAACAATACTCCCCTTTGTTGCAATCCTAATGCATAGCGGCGATGCAGCAAAAAAGATAGGAGTGGGAGCCATATTAGGAGCACCTTTTATGCTTTCTACGCTTGCTTTCTTTCTTGTTGGAGTTTCTGTAGTTGGCAGTTTTATTGCAAAAAAGAGGGAGTTTAAACTCTCTGTCGAAGTCCATTCCATGAAGCGCGACCTCTTATTTTTTATTGCAATGTACTCTACTGCTATATTTCTTCCACTTCTAATTCCAAAGTCTAATGTTTTTATAGCAATAGCCCTTCTCATTGGTTATATTGTGTATGCCTACTTCACATTCCGAGGTGAAAGTGGAGATATAATGCATGCAGAGGAGTTGTATTTCAAAAGATTTTTTGTCAAGAATAATCAACCCTCGGGTTTGCCTCTTATAATATTTCAAGTATTATTTGCACTTGTAATAATGATAAACAGCGCCCACTCATTTGTAAGCAATCTCGAAAAACTCTCGCTTTCATGGGGCATGAATCCAATGCTCTTTGCCCTTTTGGTAGCTCCTATTGCAACAGAA from Dissulfurispira thermophila carries:
- a CDS encoding HU family DNA-binding protein — encoded protein: MTKAELIDKIASVASLTKTDAAKALDATLDAVKAALKKGQKVTLVGFGTFSVSKRKARKGRNPRTGAEIKIPATKVPKFTAGKTLKDAVK
- the tsf gene encoding translation elongation factor Ts, whose amino-acid sequence is MTVTADKVKELREKTNAGMMDCKKALIESGGDMEKAIDILRQKGLATAAKKASRAASEGIIGSYIHMDKLGVLVEVNCETDFVAKTDDFKGLVRDIAMHIAAANPMYVSREDVPQDVIEREKEIYRAQITNKPPQVVEKIIEGKLEKFYSDTCLLEQVFIKDPEGKQKIKDLITEKIAKLGENIVLRRFARFQLGEGLEKATSCEG
- the rpsB gene encoding 30S ribosomal protein S2 is translated as MAVISMKELLESGVHFGHQVKRWNPKMKKYIFGERNGIHIVDLQKTLKGVEDAYSFIRTVASTGAPVLFVGTKKQAQDSIAEEAQRAGAFYVNNRWLGGMLTNFFTVRQSIERLKKIEAMKEDGTYNVLTKKEVAQLEKERIKLEKNLAGIKDMKSLPGALFVIDPKKEKIAVAEARRLSIPVVAVVDTNCDPDDADYVIPGNDDAIRAIKLIASKMADAVLEGKGVLAKTAEEEVEREAIEEKIMQEEMAE
- a CDS encoding 1,4-dihydroxy-6-naphthoate synthase; protein product: MISLGFSPCPNDTFIFYALVNKKIDLRGLDFSPVIKDVETLNQLAIKRAVDVTKISCHAFYYLQKDYQFLRSGGAFGRGCGPLLVQKTKDRSQKLEIKKIAIPGELTTAFLLLKLYLSSNSSLITPHSSFAPQKVADFLETLSFIAMPFNKIMDAVKDEKVDAGLIIHESRFTYHEYGLAKIADLGDWWEKETGLPIPLGGIIAKKSLGTTTIKTIESLIRASVEYSMVHKEDTISFIKNYSQELSDDVIFKHISLYVNNYTIDIGSDGEAALNELIKRAKK
- a CDS encoding ribonuclease H-like domain-containing protein → MIRHTFSLLNGIGEKLERHIWRNGIITWDDFCNCDEIDGISPERKRIYDNQLMQSSMELGIGNAEYFAKIMKRREHWRLFDVFKDGAVCLDIETNGFQPNQGGYVTVVGLYDGYDWRCLVRGENLTAENINKALSGYKCLITFYGAVFDIPFLMRSFPGVRFDIPHFDLCFAARRLEINGGLKKLETIFGIERDDSVKGMDGYAAVKLWEQARRGSIEARELLLMYNREDTINLLKLADILYQKLKISTGIDEYVTNKKSDFVRTELEI
- the truA gene encoding tRNA pseudouridine(38-40) synthase TruA is translated as MRNIKLSIQYDGTNYNGWQIQPSEISDLRFEIANYKKKKDIITIQGIIQSTIKKITGEDAKVIAAGRTDTGVHAIEQIASFKTSSHLSADVIKRALNAVLPYDIRILDACDAADDFHPRYNAKSKTYVYIISNSAIISPFLYRYAWKIPHNLDIEKMKTASEFLKGRHDFSAFRASGCGAKNPVRTILNISIERLNAIHLFDMHLSGNFLKIRLQADAFLRHMVRNIVGTLVEIGKGKIEPEDIKKIINSKKRNLAGPTSPAKGLFLEKVFF
- a CDS encoding MTH1187 family thiamine-binding protein, with product MLAEFSIIPIGVGSSIGDQLAIALKIVDESGMPYKVNPMGTVVEGEWDNIMNLIKQCRDEVMKKGDRVIISITIDDRKGKQNRIEEKVASVEKRIGKILKK
- the cysK gene encoding cysteine synthase A yields the protein MKLHESILGLIGNTPLVRIRKMASDNSAEIWAKLEGFNPGGSVKDRIALSMIETAEKEGRLRKGSTIIEPTSGNTGIGLAMVSAVKGYKLILTMPETMSMERRQLLQAFGAELVLTPGEKGMMGAVEKAEEIYRNNPDFFMPQQFENKANPEIHRQTTAVEIINAIGCVPDAFVAGVGTGGTITGTGEALREKNPDIWITAVEPAGSPVLSGGNPGKHKIAGIGAGFYPGVLNVKIYNEVIQVTDEDAANTTKQLALKEGILAGISSGAAMWAAMKVAERLGKNRKLVVIFPDRGDRYLSTGLFLPEGI
- the pyrH gene encoding UMP kinase, whose amino-acid sequence is MKQEPGQRHKLKYKRVLLKLSGEALMGDKGYGIDPTTVEYMANEIKKIVDIGVEVAIVIGGGNIFRGVEASVKGMERASADYMGMLATVINALALQNALERIGLQTRVQSAIEMRELAETYIRRRAIRHLEKGRVVIFAAGTGNPYFTTDTAAALRAMEIGANVICKGTKVDGVYTADPVKDPTAKKFDEISYIDVLKKNLKVMDSTAITLCMDNNLPIVVFNIKKADNIKNIVVGKKVGTIVKG
- the glgP gene encoding alpha-glucan family phosphorylase, encoding MTMTASIAEFTKEPKIAYFSMEIGVRSDMPTYSGGLGVLAGDTIKSAADLNLPLVAVTILTKKGYFKQELDIYGRQTELPDEWDPNNFMTQLKEKVSVFIEDREVYISAWLYVVESMRGTKVPIIFLDTDLPENAPEDRGITHYLYGGDQAYRLKQEIVLGIGGTRMLDELGFEIKKYHMNEGHSALLTLELLKKYKRDIEEVWDERLVWDEEKVRSLCVFTTHTPVAAGHDKFPYDLVQKIMCNIIPINVIQELAGREHLNMTMLALNLSNYINGVAKKHGEVSKGMFPGYEIHAITNGVHSFTWTCDSMKRLYDKYLPGWANEPEIFVRVGRIPDDELWEAHMEAKRHLIDYVNRETQTGMNYDTLTIGFARRATAYKRADLLFTDIDRLAYIGEGRLQIIYAGKAHPRDESGKQLIQRIFEIKEKLKDKIKIAFLKNYNMELALKLVSGVDVWLNTPLRPLEASGTSGMKATHNGVPNFSVLDGWWIEGWIEGFTGWAIGPLPDVPADPARDADDLYYKLETVIIPTFYNDKHTWIRIMQNAIGKNAYYFNSHRMMRRYVTEAYIR
- the frr gene encoding ribosome recycling factor, which encodes MQEFKKKAADRMNGSIDALKKDFAAIRTGRASLSLLDGITVDYYGTPTPLNQVATLGIPDPRQITIQPWEPKLISEIEKAILKSGLGLTPTNDGKIIRLNIPPLTEERRKELVKVAKKRAEEARVAVRNIRRDINDEIKKSEKEQHLSEDDVKRLQDEIQKITDSYIHKVDEILQHKEKEIMEV
- a CDS encoding TraR/DksA family transcriptional regulator, giving the protein MPKKTKKAPKPKTKTKVLSKTKTTAAKKTTKEKSKAKTGIKTKMEKKRMPEKKKTTQKKTEAAIKKKSIIEDEKARKERLRKLLIQKREDIVREAKSEIKKFKSGERKQLVETVMDDGDMSVVDLSEDINLKQLSTHRETLIKIDAALRKLDENTYGICEECGDEISEERLKIMPFAIYCRDCQEKKELLEKIEREEEV